A genomic region of Nerophis lumbriciformis linkage group LG28, RoL_Nlum_v2.1, whole genome shotgun sequence contains the following coding sequences:
- the LOC140680186 gene encoding uncharacterized protein: MDHMMSHSSDHSDHIQKPLESKNDSKGDTRHHTNNKHFDCSECGKSFRLKSDCTRHMRTHTGEKPFTCSVCEKSFSRKGDMTRHMRRTHTGEKPFACSACAKRFNTKYAMTSHMRTHTGEKPFTCSVCKKSFSRKCIMITHMRLHTGEKPYACSSCAKTFITKKEIILHLRTHLHEKPFTCSFCKKSFSRKGIMTTHMRTHTGEKPFACSACAKRFNSKKYMILHMRTHTGEKPFTCSVCKKSFSIKQVMTTHMKTHTGEKPFACSACAKRFYTKKEMILHMRTHTGEKPFTCSVCKKSFSRKQNMTTYMRTHNGKKPFSCTANGNSTKKVKNEDSSMKWLHSKKRWV, from the exons atggaccacatgatgtcacactcttctgatcacagtgaccacatccaaaaacctttggagagtaaaaatgactctaaaggtgatacgagacatcacactaacaacaaacactttgactgctctgaatgtgggaaatcatttagactgaAGAGTGATTgtacaagacacatgagaactcatactggagagaaaccttttacttgctctgtttgtgagaagagtttctccagaaagggtgacatgaccagacacatgaggaggacacacactggagagaaaccttttgcctgctcagcttgtgctaaaagattcaacactaagtatGCAATGAcctcacacatgagaacacacacaggtgagaaaccttttacttgctctgtttgtaagaagagtttctccagaaaatgTATCATGATCACACACATGAGactacacactggagagaaaccttatgCTTGCTCATCTTGTGCTAAAACATTCATcactaagaaggaaattatattgcacCTTAGAACACACCTacatgagaaaccttttacttgctctttttgtaagaagagtttctccagaaagggtatcatgaccacacacatgagaacacacactggagagaaaccttttgcttgctcagcttgtgctaaaagattcaacagtaAGAaatacatgatattacacatgagaacacacacaggtgagaaaccttttacttgctctgtttgtaagaagagtttctccatcaAGCaagtcatgaccacacacatgaaaacacacactggagagaaaccttttgcttgctcagcttgtgctaaaagattctacACTAAGAAagaaatgatattacacatgagaacacacacaggtgagaaaccttttacttgctctgtttgtaagaagagtttctccagaaagcaaaacatgaccacatacatgagaacacacaatggaaagaaaccgtttagttgcact gccaatggaaatTCCACAAAAAAGGTAAAGAATGAGGATTCTTCCATGAAGTGGCTCCATAGCAAAAAACgctgggtctga